GTTTACCCAGCCCCGGCGCTTTCATACCAAATAGCAGCACCAGCTGACGTTGTGGTTTGATCGAAATGACCTTCCAGCCGTCAATCTTGTCACCCACTTCCAGCGTCGGGCGCTCAGGGCGTCCATAAGTGACGCTGTTACCGCAAAGATCGTCGAGTCGGGCGCGAATATTCCACAACGTATTCGCGTAAAAATAGCCTTCCTTGCCTCCGACCTGCTGGATGACCTGCCAGAGCGCCTGACTGGAGGCGGTCGTCTCCATCGTATGACCCGCCTGCTTGGGGTAAAAACCGTAATTGGGCTTCCAGCGCGCGCGAACCTCAGTGTCATCGCCCCAGTCGGCCTGCTGTACGCTCTCCATTTCGCTTTGCAGCGTGAGGCGCACGGCGTCATCAAAGCTCATCAGCGTTTGTGGAATCAATGCCTGAAGTTCGCGGCCATCGGCCTGTAAATCGTGTTTTAGCCCCTGAATCAGCGCGCGGGCGATGGAGGGAGGAACCGAGGTCACCAGATGCAAGAACCAGACGGACACCAGATGGGTTGGCATCGGAACGGGAATCAGCACTCTGCGCTTGCCGCTAATCTGAATGAAACGCTCGAACATCGTCTGGTAGCTGATGTATTCGGGGCCTGCGGCGTCCATGATGCGGTTTTCTGTTGCAGGGTGCTGCATGATGTCGATCAGATAAACCAGTAGGTTTTCCAACGCAATGGGGGATGATTTAGAGCGCACCCAGCGCGGCGGTGTCAGCACCGGCAGGTTATAGACCATATCACGCATGATCTCGAACGCCGCGGAACCCGCGCCGATAATAATGCCCGCACGCAGCTCCGTAACGGGAATGCCGCTGCTGCGCAGAATATCACCGGTAATCTGGCGCGCCTGCATATGCGGTGAAGTGTCATCTTTCGCCTGAAGCGAGCCCAGATAGATAATCTGTTTTACACGGCTGGAGGCCAGTGCCAGCAACAGATTCATGGCCGCCATCCGCTCCCTTGCCACGAAGTCCGCGCCGTCGCCCATGCTGTGCACCAGATAATAGAGCGTTTCCGCGCCCCACAAGTCATCGGGCAGGCTTTCTGGCTTGGTCAGATCCACCTGTTGGCAGTCGACACCCGGCCAATGCCGTGACGCGAGGGATTCGGTATGACGACCCGCCGCGATAACCCGATTGCCTTGCTTGCTTAAGCGCTCGGTTAAATGGCGGCCAATGTAGCCGGTTGCGCCCAGAATCAGGATCGGGGCAGAGGGGGATGTCATGTGCCAGCGGCTCCACAGCAAAATATAACCATGGCTTACTATATCCTAAATAATTCGTGACGGGGAAACGGGGAAACAGCGAAAAGTCTGCGATAACAAGGGGTAATTGACGATAAGCCTACCTGCCCGATAGCAGACGCTACCGGGCAGAAGGGGGTAAAACAAGGGGCGTATCAGGCCAGAACGGTGTCGCCTTGCAACTGGCAACTACAGGCCAAAACATAGCCTTGTTCGATTTCGGCTGGTGTTAGCGTCATGGTACTGGTCGTGGTGTAATGACCGGATAGCACGCGGGTTTTACAACTCCCGCAAACCCCGGCGCGGCAGGCGGCGACGATCGGCACCTTATTGGCCTCCAGTGCGGCCAACAGGCTGAGACCGACCGGCACGCTTAGGTTTTTCAGCGGACGGCTGATGGTCAACGTGAGCCGATCGGCATCTTCATCCAGCGCTTCATCTGCTGGACGGAACTGTTCTTTAAAGATGCGGTTTGAGGCAACGCCAAGCTGCTGACTCAGGGCTTCAATCTGGTTCATGTACGGAGCCGGGCCGCAGGTCATCACGGTACGGCTGGCGAT
The genomic region above belongs to Pectobacterium colocasium and contains:
- a CDS encoding DUF2867 domain-containing protein, producing MTSPSAPILILGATGYIGRHLTERLSKQGNRVIAAGRHTESLASRHWPGVDCQQVDLTKPESLPDDLWGAETLYYLVHSMGDGADFVARERMAAMNLLLALASSRVKQIIYLGSLQAKDDTSPHMQARQITGDILRSSGIPVTELRAGIIIGAGSAAFEIMRDMVYNLPVLTPPRWVRSKSSPIALENLLVYLIDIMQHPATENRIMDAAGPEYISYQTMFERFIQISGKRRVLIPVPMPTHLVSVWFLHLVTSVPPSIARALIQGLKHDLQADGRELQALIPQTLMSFDDAVRLTLQSEMESVQQADWGDDTEVRARWKPNYGFYPKQAGHTMETTASSQALWQVIQQVGGKEGYFYANTLWNIRARLDDLCGNSVTYGRPERPTLEVGDKIDGWKVISIKPQRQLVLLFGMKAPGLGKLNFTITDKGTHRTVDVRARWHPSGFNGLVYWFLMMPAHLFIFRGMAARIAKLAEKEAI